ATCCAAATCTTTAGTCTCTTCATGTTTAAATGTTGGATACATAATTGCTGCCTCAACTGTGGAATGTTGCAAGCCAAGAAGGTGCCATATTTCGTGAAGAGAAATACTTAAAAGGTCAAAagcatttttatttatgaataGATAAAACCACTTTTCATCGAGATCGTAATGTAGCCTTCCATCCGTAGGGTAGAACGCATGGGCTAGGACTCCACCTTCCCCGTCAAATGGGTACCGATCGCCATGGTCGCCTCGGCCAAACTCTAGGGTTAGGTCAGAGTGTTCGGCGCCCCCAACTTTCTAGAAAGTGAATTTTGTGACAGACGCCCACTTTTTGAAGGCAACTTCAGCAGGGACTTTAGCTGTATCGGGAAAGTCTCCCGCGAACTTGTAGGTCAAATTCCGGTTAGAAGGCTCCCACTTCTTTCCATTAAAGAGGGAGTAATAAGACAGTGCGTGGATCATACTCGAACCCAATCCCGAATGATGTTGCATGTGGTTCACGCCATTGATGATGTCAGGGACCCCACATCGCGGTGCAGTCTGTTAAGAGCACAATTCTCTTAACAAAGAAATCCTGCGATTACACtcgcaacacaccaatccggcgccccgaacgttggggtcggcggctcaattcgtggctggcgcggagaacttcctccgtcggcagtcttcaaggtttgataaggagtattgcacaagtaatgtgggaatattatttcttcattcaatgaataaaaagataacaacctagccctatctagaatactagcttagggaacaagaaaacaagatatgaaaatatactatgaatcaaaagatatggggaataaaaagataactaaatatttggggaatcctaagatataggaggatcgtaacaactcccccacggttaaaatccaccttgtcctcaaggtgggaaccatggAACCACTGGCACAGTCGACGATAGCAAAAGCATTGAAACGTCacctcctggatcaaatgcGATTAGGAACATGATCACCATCATTTCACTTATGACTCCCACCAACATTTCTACGCCGTCTCTTTCCTCTCTCGCCTTCGTCTTCACAAAATCATCCTCGATGGCTGGGACTTGGAGGAGGCTCCGGATCATGCACCGGCTCCTGACGCCGGCATCATTCCTACGCCCCCCAAACTGCTTGTCCTCCATGAATCGCTGCACAAGGACTCTTACCATCTGGAACTCCGCAGCAGTGAGGTTGTAGGAATGCCTCTCATCACCATCTACTCTATCATCTTCATAATCATCATCAGAGTCCAAACACTTATGCTGTGAACAATTATCAACACATGATGAAGATGAATCAGTCACTCCCACCACATCCCAAAGCAAGTCCGAATCATCACTCATCTTCACAGAATGGCATTCCATCTTTGTGaactcatcatcatcaaaagTAGCCTTATCATGATTATTATCATCTACTAGAGATGATTTTGAATCATCAGCCTCTTCAAGAAAACTACCCATCCAGTTCGAGGAATCATTTTTTTCCTGATGAGCATCTGATTCTTGATCCAGGCTTGAAGAATGGCAGCCGGGAATCAATTCgatttcatagcaaaattctTCATCCACCATCTTTTCTTCAAACCCCATGATTTCAGGGCGCCAAGGTTGTGTGCTCGGGCGTGGGCTGCGCTGCTGCCGGAAGTGATCGGTTTGTCGCCTGGGTGTATCCCAACGACTAGGCAGACACTGTGGTGGCTGATCATAATCCGAGTATCCTTGCGATGCACGGTGAgacggtggttcccaacaagagggctgcCATGACCGTGGTGGGTCGTAGGGCTGGAAGCTCGGTATTGGCCGGTTACCGGGAGGATCCCAACAGGAGGGGCGGTTGATGGGGGGTCCCACGATGTAGGCTGTCGGTACCCCCGAAAACCCCCTATCAAACTCCGTTGTGACGCGAGCTGCTGGTCTATCCCAGCTTGTGCGAGGCCACGAAGCAGTGTGCGCGCGATATGGAATCGTGCCAGAGCCAGGCTGTACGAGCCCTGCCTCTCGCCTGTTTAAATCACGACCCGTGCCCCTAtgccggcggacatccccacaACGGACACGCCTGCCGTGATTGAAAACTGAGGGGCTGTCCTTGTCGGTCGGCCAGACGTCTCCCTGGGAACGATACCCATCGACGTCCCCGTCGTCCGAAAAATAGGGTTGATCCGGTTTGGGAAGGCGTGTGGCCTTCAACCTATCAACCCTTCTATCCCTCGCATCCAATTTAAATTCCAATTGATCAAATCTTGCCATAATTTTGTCCAGCGCTGACAAAGTAGGTACGAGCGCCCCCGATCCATTGCGCCGCGCGCTGCTTGACTCCGGGTCGTCTCGTCGTATCCGCTGCCATCCGTCACCGAGGTAGCCACTCGCCGTGAAGCGTCGGGGTTGATCGGCCATGgttgagctctcaatgaaagcaccagttgttaagagcacaattctcttaacgaagaaatcctgcgattacactcgcaacacactaatccggcgccccgaacgttggggtcggcggctcaattcgtggctggcgcggagaacttcctccgtcggcagtcttcaaggtttgataaggagtattgcacaagtaatgtgggcaaattatttcttcattcaatgaataaaaagataacaacctagccctatttataatactagaatactagcttagggaacaagaaaacaagatatgaaaatatactatgaataaaaagatatggggaataaaaagataactaaatatttggggAATCCTAAGATATAGGAGGATCGTAACCCCCGaacgttggggtcggcggctcaattcgtggctggcgcggagaacttcctccgtcggcagtcttcaaggtttgataaggagtattgcacaagtaatgtgggaatattatttcttcattcaatgaataaaaagataacaacctagccctatttataatactagaatactagcttagggaacaagaaaacaagatatgaaaatatactatgaatcaaaagatatggggaataaaaagataactaaatatttggggaatcctaagatataggaggatcgtaacaactcccccacggttaaaatccaccttgtcctcaaggtgggaaccatggAACCACTGGCACAGTCGACGATAGCAAAAGCATTGAAACGTCacctcctggatcaaatgcGATTAGGAACATGATCACCATCATTTCACTTATGACTCCCACCAACATTTCTACGCCGTCTCTTTCCTCTCTCGCCTTCGTCTTCACAAAATCATCCTCGATGGCTGGGACTTGGAGGAGGCTCCGGATCATGCACCGGCTCCTGACGCCGGCATCATTCCTACGCCCCCCAAACTGCTTGTCCTCCATGAATCGCTGCACAAGGACTCTTACCATCTGGAACTCCGCAGCAGTGAGGTTGTAGGAATGCCTCTCATCACCATCTACTCTATCATCTTCATAATCATCATCAGAGTCCAAACACTTATGCTGTGAACAATTATCAACACATGATGAAGATGAATCAGTCACTCCCACCACATCCCAAAGCAAGTCCGAATCATCACTCATCTTCACAGAATGGCATTCCATCTTTGTGaactcatcatcatcaaaagTAGCCTTATCATGATTATTATCATCTACTAGAGATGATTTTGAATCATCAGCCTCTTCAAGAAAACTACCCATCCAGTTCGAGGAATCATTTTTTTCCTGATGAGCATCTGATTCTTGATCCAGGCTTGAAGAATGGCAGCCGGGAATCAATTCgatttcatagcaaaattctTCATCCACCATCTTTTCTTCAAACCCCATGATTTCAGGGCGCCAAGGTTGTGTGCTCGGGCGTGGGCTGCGCTGCTGCCGGAAGTGATCGGTTTGTCGCCTGGGTGTATCCCAACGACTAGGCAGACACTGTGGTGGCTGATCATAATCCGAGTATCCTTGCGATGCACGGTGAgacggtggttcccaacaagagggctgcCATGACCGTGGTGGGTCGTAGGGCTGGAAGCTCGGTATTGGCCGGTTACCGGGAGGATCCCAACAGGAGGGGCGGTTGATGGGGGGTCCCACGATGTAGGCTGTCGGTACCCCCGAAAACCCCCTATCAAACTCCGTTGTGACGCGAGCTGCTGGTCTATCCCAGCTCGTGCGAGGCCACGAAGCAGTGTGCGCGCGATATGGAATCGTGCCAGAGCCAGGCTGTACGAGCCCTGCCTCTCGCCTGTTTAAATCACGACCCGTGCCCCTAtgccggcggacatccccacaACGGACACGCCTGCCGTGATTGAAAACTGAGGGGCCGTCCTTGTCGGTCGGCCAGACGTCTCCCTGGGAACGATACCCATCGACGTCCCCGTCGTCCGAAAAATAGGGTTGATCCGGTTTGGGAAGGCGTGTGGCCTTCAACCTATCAACCCTTCTATCCCTCGCATCCAATTTAAATTCCAATTGATCAAATCTTGCCATAATTTTGTCCAGCGCTGACAAAGTAGGTACGAGCGCCCCCGATCCATTGCGCCGCGCGCTGCTTGACTCCGGGTCGTCTCGTCGTATCCGCTGCCATCCGTCACCGAGGTAGCCACTCGCCGTGAAGCGTCGGGGTTGATCGGCCATGGTTGagctctggatgaaagcaccagttgttaagagcacaattctcttaacgaagaaatcctgcgattacactcgcaacacactaatccggcgccccgaacgttggggtcggcggctcaattcgtggctggcgcggagaacttcctccgtcggcagtcttcaaggtatgataaggagtattgcacaagtaatgtgggcaaattatttcttcattcaatgaataaaaagataacaacctagccctatttataatactagaatactagcttagggaacaagaaaacaagatatgaaaatatactatgaataaaaagatatggggaataaaaagataactaaatatttggggaatcctaagatataggaggatcgtaacaactcccccacggttaaaatccaccttgtcctcaaggtgggaaccatggAACCACGGGCACAGTCGACGATAGCAAAAGCATTGAAACGTCacctcctggatcaaatgcGATTAGGAACATGATCACCATCATTTCACTTATGACTCCCACCAACATTTCTACGCCGTCCCTTTCCTCTCTCGCCTTCGTCTTCACAAAATCATCCTCGATGGCTGGGGCTTGGAGGAGGCTCCGGATCATGCACCGGCTCCTGACGCCGGCATCATTCCTACGCCCCCCAAACTGCTTGTCCTCCATGAATCGCTGCACAAGGACTCTTACCAGCTGGAACTCCGCAGCAGTGAGGTTGTAGGAACGCCTCTCATCACCATCTACTCTATCATCTTCATAATCATCATCAGAGTCCAAACACTTTTGCTGTGAACAATTATCAACACATGATGAAGATGAATCAGTCACTCCCACCACATCCCAAAGCAAGTCCGAATCATCACTCATCTTCACAGAATGGCATTCCATCTTTGTGaactcatcatcatcaaaagTAGCCTTATCATGATTATTATCATCTACTAGAGATGATTTTGAATCATCAGCCTCTTCAAGAAAACTACCCATCCAGTTCGAGGAATCATTTTTTTCCTGATGAGCATCTGATTCTTGATCCAGGCTTGAAGAATGGCAGCCGGGAATCAATTCgatttcatagcaaaattctTCATCCACCATCTTTTCTTCAAACCCCATGATTTCAGGGCGCCAAGGTTGTGTGCTCAGGCGTGGGCTGCGCTGCTGCCGGAAGTGATCATTTTGTCGCCTGGGTGTATCCCAACGACTAGGCAGACACTGTGGTGGCTGATCATAATCCGAGTATCCTTGCGATGCACGgtgaggcggtggttcccaacaagagggctgcCATGACCGTGGTGGGTCGTAGGGCTGGAAGCTCGGTATTGGTCGGTTACCGGGAGGATCCCAACCGGAGGGGCGGTTGATGGGGGGGTCCCACGATGTAGGCTGTCGGTACCCCCGAAAACCCCTATCAAACTCCGTTGTGACGCGAGCTGCTGGTCTATCCCAGCTCGTGCGAGGCCACGAAGCAGTGTGCGCGCGATATGGAATCGTGCCAGAGCCAGGCTGTGCGAGCCCTGCCTCTCGCCTGTTTAAATCACGACCCGTGCCCCTAcgccggcggacatccccacaACGGACACGCCTGCCGTGATTGAAAACTGGGGGGCCGTCCTCGCCGGTCGGCCAGACGTCTCCCTGGGAACGATACCCATCGACGTCCTCGTCGTTCGAAAAATAGGGTTGATCCGGTTTGGGAAGGCGTGTGGCCTTCAACCTATCAACCCTTCTATCCCTCGCATCCAATTTAAATTCCAATTGATCAAATCTTGCCATAATTTTGTCGAGCGCTGACAAAGTAGGTACGAGCGCCCCCGATCCATTGCGCAGCGCGCTGCTTGACTCCGGGTCGTCTCTTCGTATCCGCTGCCATCCGTCACCGAGGTAGCCACTCGCCGTGAAGCATCGGGGCTGATCGGCCATGGTTGagctctggatgaaagcaccagttgttaagagcacaattctcttaacaaagaaatcctgcgattacactcgcaacacaccaatccggcgccccgaacgttggggtcggcggctcaattcgtggctggcgcggagaacttcctccgtcggcagtcttcaaggtttgataaggagtattgcacaagtaatgtgggaatattatttcttcattcaatgaataaaaagataacaacctagccctatctagaatactagcttagggaacaagaaaacaagatatgaaaatatactatgaatcaaaagatatggggaataaaaagataactaaatatttggggAATCCTAAGATATAGGAGGATCGTAACACAGTCATTCTTGATACTGTGGCCGCGTCTAGTATTCCTGTGGGGTTGAGGTTGTATTTTTTCTGATAGGTTTTGACGGCTGACTCTAGGATGTCGTCAAAGACATTGTTGTTTGCTTCAATTTCGGAGAGATGTTGAATATAGCCAAATCTTCCGAGATAGGCTTTGAGCTTGTAGAGCCCTTGGGTGGTGTTTCCCTTGCCACAACCTTCTAGATTTTTTATGAAATCAAAGGCAGAGGGATTTATGTAACTAGCATAGCCAATTGAAACATTTAGTATGAAAATAAGGAGGATGCTAACAAGCTTAAGGGCCATGACAAGGGAAGGACTATGTACGCACTCTaatcaattttgttttttattgtaTATTTGTACGATTACGAATGTGCGTATTTATAGGTAtaaatttgtttattatttGCCACACAACACGCTTGCATAAGTTCTTTTATTATTTGCCACAAGACACGCTTACAGCAATATGTAAATACTTCATCTTAAATGGATATTGGAaataggggtgtcgaaacgggtacccgcgggtacccaaACCCGATTTTGCGATACCCGTATCCGAAAACTTCAATATTATACTACCCAATCCTGACCCGTATAGTTATACGGGTAACCCGAtacccactttaggagtcccagtttatcatttttgggtgtcccactttaggagtcccggttggaatattccataaatggtattaggccccacattccactaacattttttcactcacattttattataaaactaatataaaaaaataggactcacattccactattttttttcaccaactttccattacgtttcttaaaacccgtaccgaattcaaccgggactcctaaagtgggacggagggagtattactccTTCTCACCTTCTGAGCATCCAAAGTTCCAAAAATCGCATTTTCGGTCAAAAACGcccaaaaataacaaattcagaCACGCTTTTTACCATCCCGCCCTTGAGCCTGAAAGGGTATAAATGTCAAAGCAtaaaaaattcaattcaaaatacttcatccgtcccataaaaattgtCTTCTTCCTCCATTTTGGTTCGTCCAACAAAAATagtctatttctatttttggcaagtcTTTTCTTTCTTATAAGGTGGACCTCATTCTCtattaacaatacttcaatcattttttctttctacatctttcctactttaccaatttttgtATTAAATCTCGTGTCGTCCTCAAAGTCCCTATATTTATGGGATGTAAGGGGTGTCAATTAAAGTATACAAACTGTATACAAATATCATAACGAATTACCTCATGTTAATAGAaacaaaaataagataaataatattttattaatttattttgaaaaaatcattGCTCTTATAAAATTAAACTACAATCGCTaaacttttcatatttttattgcaaatttttaaaataaaataaatacaaaaaattgtTGAAAACAAACTTTTTATAAAGTACAATTGAAAGAAAGACAAATTAAATGTAATCTAGAGACTATATAAAGCCTTAATTCCCTGAATATCATCTTGATCCAAATCTTTAGTCTCTCCACGACTAAATGTTGGATACATAATTGCTGCCTCAACTGTGGAATGTTGCAAGCCAAGAAGGTGCCCTATTTCGTGAAGAGAAATAGACCAAAGGTCAAAAGCCTTATTATTTATGAAAAGATAGAACCACTTGTCATCCAGATCGTAATGTAGCCTTCCATCCGTAGGGTAGTATGCATGGGCTAGTAATCCACCTTCCCCGTCGAACGGGGCACCATCGCCATGGTCGCCTCGGACAAACTCTAAGGTTAGGTCAGAGAGTTCTGCGCCCCCAACTTCCGAGAAAGTGAATTGTGTGACCGAGGCCCATCTTTTGAAGGCAAGTGCAGCTGGGAGTTTAGCTGTTTCGGGAAAGTCTCCCAAGAACTTGTAGGTCAAGTGCCGGTTAGATGGCTCCCACTTCTTCCCAGTAAAGAGGGAGTAGTTGGATGCTGTGTGGATCATGCTCGAATTACTCGAACCATGTTGCATGTGGTTCACGATATCCGCGACCCCACATCGTGGCGCAGTCATTTTTGATACTGTGGGCGCGTCTATTATTCCCGTGGGGTTGAGTTTGTAGTTGGCTTGATAGGTTTTGACTGCTGACTCTAGGATGTCGTCGAAGATATCGTTGTTGGCTTCGGTTTCGGAGAGATGTTGAATATAGCCAAATCTTTTGAGATAGGTTTTGAGCTCATAGATCCCTTGGGTGGTGTTTCCCTTGCCACAACCTTCTAGTTTTTTTATGAAATCAAAAGCAGAGGGGTGTATATAACTAGCATAGCCAATTGAAACAGTTAGTGTGAAAATTAGGAGGATGTTAACGAGGTTAAGGGCCATGACAAGCGAAGGACTATCTAAGCACTTTAATCACTTCTGTTTTTTGATACATGTTATATTTTGTATGAACATACTTATAGGTAtaaattcttttattatttCTCACAAGACACGCTTACATCAACATGTAATGAATTACATAATCAAGTAtaaattcttttattatttGCTACAAGACACGCTTACATTAACATGTAATGTAATATACTATCTTAAATGAATAATCATgaaaacatttttaaattaatacttcATATTATAGGTAAAATatagatttaaattaatattatatgtGTATTTATTGTTTTCACGTGTAaataattttgatttcaatttattattcttttattgAAACTGAACATGTACGGAGTACTTTTTTCCCTCTTGACTCTAGAGTatgattttgtcattttgacTTTTAAACGTCGACATATTAAACTTTTTAATTGATATAGCtatattttcttgtttttcattaataaaaattagacGAATCTATATTACTAGTTTCTCTCTCCGTCCCAATCCCACTTTAGAAATCTCACTTTTCCATTTTAGCCGGTCCTACATTTGGAGTCCCAGTTAGAATAATGTATAAATGGTATTAGGCCACGAATTCCATTAAtatcatttcactcacatttattataaaactaatatataaaaatggaacTCACATTCCGCTATCTTTTTTTTACCAactttacttaaaaaaaatttcaaatccgtattaaacaattaaaatataaaatactagttatgatattattaaatttatttattataaaaattataattgtaaattaattatcaaaatattttgtagctaaatttaattttgattatgaTTCGATTTTTTAATTACATTATCAAGAATAGAGTCTTAACTACGTTATTCTCTATCTTGATTtactatttctccactttaactactattattcattttcttactttattatctctccactttaactatttattactccatccgtcccaatttgggagtgcaatttagttagggcacgggttttaagaaattgttggagtgtgtaataattgaagtgaggtagtggTTGTTGGAGTATGTAATAATTGAGGTGAGATAGTGGAAAGTGGGACCCTTTTGACTTTTTATAGGTttatgattttgttttgttttatttttatgaaagtaatggcatttgagtgtaaatttcatcaacTATGAGGTTAgattttatgtccaaatatggtaaattctaaatgagactcttaaacTAGGACAGACGGAAATggcaaaatatgactcttaaaatgggacgaagggagtattattttttgcaAAACGAGTGTTTAAAAAGAAGTGTGACAAACTTTCATGGATGGATAGAGTATAATATTCTTCATTGAATTCATGCTCTAGACTTATTTGGATATATCTCTTGTGCTCAAGTCAAGAGTTTAAGTTaggaagaaagaaaaatgaAGTTTAAGGTGAAATGTCATCCAGATAGTGCTACCCTGCCAGGTAGCCAAAACACTGTCATCTCCATAACAGTTCACCTGGCCGAGTACACTTTCCCCAAACTTCACTCGGCTATGCCACTTTCGTATGATTTAACACCTTATTTATTAGTCGGAACAAAGCTGCTTACCACTAAGTCGCACTTTCTCGTACGTCGAGAAGAAACTATTTAAATTAAGTTGCATTTCTAGTGCATTTTTTTATCAGTATACTTATTCAGAAATGCAAATAACAGATATCTTTAATAGTTGGATGGTTTTAAAACAGATATTGCCCGCAGTTACGCACATACAACAACCATATtatacaacaacaacaacaaaccTTAACATAAGCATTATCATAACAAGATCACACAGAATCATGTGTGTGAAATTCTAGCAGACACCGCTGCTCTTCTTGTCCGAAATCTTCCTCCAGTAGCTGAATACATCCCTCTGAACCTCGACGACGCTCTTCTCCGACCTCTTACCGTCATCGGCAGTGACATGAGCTTCTTTTACAGTAGCACGAGGCGGCATCGCGTCGAACTCCTTGACTACTTTCTCCATGTCTGGGATGAGCCTCTCCGCCAGTGTATGGCTGAAGTCTTCTCGCACTACAATGCGGAGCACTGCAACGTGCTCTGCATTGGGAGGCATGGTGTACGCCGGGACAATCCATCCGAACCTCCTGAGAGATTCGGATATCTGGAAAACTGTATAGTTGGTGCTGTCCTTGAGGGAGAAGGCCACGACCGGCACTCCAACATCTTTAGAGATGATGTCGAAACGCCCGGTCTTAGCGATCCCTTCTTTTAGGATCATTGCGTTTTTCATGCAGTTCTCCATTATGCTTTTGTAGCCCTACCCACAAAACAGTTAGATTGAAtacatatagtactatatatgtTGAAATGTGACTATTTCCTTTTAAGGTCATGACATTCTGCAAATTCGAAAAGCAGACCTAGGAATTAGGTGTCCTAATATGGAAAATTATACTCCGTCCATCCCACCATAAGCgactcgtattcttttttgggaCCTCACACCTAAAGTgggtcatttcttttttttttggcaatATATAAGACAATTACAAGTATATTAACCTAAAAAGTgggtcatttcttttttttttggcatttctttttttttggcaatATATAAGACAATTACAAGtatatttactttattcactttttacttttcttactttattctctacaGTTTATTTCCTTAAATCCCGTCCCCGGAAGAAATGTTTCGCTTACAGCAGAACATGGGGAGTATCAAGAACTAACAAATAATAATGGAGAAGAACTGATGAAATATAAGGATATGTTAATAAGGAAAAGTACCTCAAAACCAAGTCTTATGAATTGATAGTACTGGGCAATGATCTGGCTAGAACCTGCAAAAAAAGAGAGGTGAAAGTGTTAgcaaatgaaagaaaatataaCAATATTAAACATCGGTGTAAAGAGAGAGTGAAACTATAAAAGTGTAATTGGTCGCTCTATCTAGCACCAATTAGTTTTCGGATGAAATTTCTATCAAAAGGTGGCAATATTAAATGTGGGTGACCTTTGGAGAAGTTGAAGGTGAAAGTAGGTTGATCAGATCCAAGGTAGTTGATATGGAAAAGAAGGTCGTCTGGTGGCTCCTCCAGACAACCCAGCCAACACCGGCAAGGCCGTATTTGTGGCCACTCACATTGATGCTCTTCACCAGAGGTAAACGGAAGTCCCATTCAAGGTCGGGATAAAGAAAAGCCTCCGCTGGCAGCATCAACGTGGATGGGGGTGTCCCAACCCGTCTCCTCGTTCTTCTTTCTCAGGAGCTCATTTagcagcttcacatcctcgaATTCTCCGGTGAGAGTGGATCCTAGAATGGCTGCAACGCAGATGGTGTTCTCGTCTACAAGCTCCATGGCCTCACCCGATTCTGCAATGaacaactaattaattaattaatctgtGGAAACAAGAGGATGGAGGGGGAATTAATGAAACCTGAAGCTCGGTGGTGACAGGATACTCATCCATGTCGACATAGTTCTTGTtgaaggcggccatgatgagcTGATCCCACTCGGGTTCCATCCAAGTGGTGACAAAAGAGGCCAAGTTGAGGCGAGGGTTGCCGTCCAGCATTAACTCATCCTTCACAATCTGATAGGCAGCCTCCTTCGGCATCCACCCTTCTGGAATCTTCAACCGGGGAAGGGAAAAGTGCACCGTAGATTCTCGTCGGCGTCGCCTGCGGTCTTGCTCAATACCATGATGATTCGTCAATCCCACACACGCGCGCACGCACATGCACATATATATAAACTATAATATCATATTTCAAAGTGCTCTGAGAAGGCCATGTAGCAAGCTACTTCTGTAACGTGCCATTCTAACTCGCCACTCGTCATTTTCCCATCAATATATAAGACAATTACAAGtatatttactttattcactttttacttttcttactttattctctacaGTTTATTTCCTTAAATCTCGTCCCCGGAAGAAATGTTTCGCTTACAGCAGAACATGGGGAGTATCAAGAACTAACAAATAATAATGGAGAAGAACTGATGAAATATAAGGATATGTTAATAAGGAAAAGTACCTCAAAACCAAGTCTTATGAATTGATAGTACTGGGCAATGATCTGGCTAGAACCTGCAAAAAAAGAGAGGTGAAAGTGTTAgcaaatgaaagaaaatataaCAATATTAAACATCGGTGTAAAGAGAGAGTGAAACTATAAAAGTGTAATTGGTCGCTCTATCTAGCACCAATTAGTTTTCGGATGAAATTTCTATCAAAAGGTGGCAATATTAAATGTGGGTGACCTTTGGAGAAGTTGAAGGTGAAAGTAGGTTGATCAGATCCAAGGTAGT
This sequence is a window from Salvia splendens isolate huo1 chromosome 5, SspV2, whole genome shotgun sequence. Protein-coding genes within it:
- the LOC121804971 gene encoding glutamate decarboxylase-like, with product MGLPFTSGEEHQCEWPQIRPCRCWLGCLEEPPDDLLFHINYLGSDQPTFTFNFSKGSSQIIAQYYQFIRLGFEGYKSIMENCMKNAMILKEGIAKTGRFDIISKDVGVPVVAFSLKDSTNYTVFQISESLRRFGWIVPAYTMPPNAEHVAVLRIVVREDFSHTLAERLIPDMEKVVKEFDAMPPRATVKEAHVTADDGKRSEKSVVEVQRDVFSYWRKISDKKSSGVC
- the LOC121803825 gene encoding metalloendoproteinase 2-MMP-like — protein: MALNLVNILLIFTLTVSIGYASYIHPSAFDFIKKLEGCGKGNTTQGIYELKTYLKRFGYIQHLSETEANNDIFDDILESAVKTYQANYKLNPTGIIDAPTVSKMTAPRCGVADIVNHMQHGSSNSSMIHTASNYSLFTGKKWEPSNRHLTYKFLGDFPETAKLPAALAFKRWASVTQFTFSEVGGAELSDLTLEFVRGDHGDGAPFDGEGGLLAHAYYPTDGRLHYDLDDKWFYLFINNKAFDLWSISLHEIGHLLGLQHSTVEAAIMYPTFSRGETKDLDQDDIQGIKALYSL